One part of the Chryseobacterium sp. 7 genome encodes these proteins:
- a CDS encoding alkaline phosphatase family protein: protein MFLSKIKPFLYLGVFYLIISLIIRTVFFFHPITTASFGFFEVIKVLLIGLVNDIFVFILASSVLALYFLFLSNSKYKKPYGYIILGALVLFFLYIWLVPNNIFKQYGGSIMEVALVFVGIKTLFFGLMLFLPTQRIKIRNTLYFIILLLYVLLIIFNGVSEYFFYNEFGVRYNFIAVDYLIYTNEVIGNIMESYPVIPLFSAIMIVTLTITWFIYKKTKDELLELPDFKQKMVLLGSFMVLCALSALAIPSLMQIRSDNVFADEIEANGLPKFYWAFTHNELDYFQFYSQINQQQAEKNFLSQYPQKTLSRAVVAEQPELKKNVVLISIESLSADFMEHYGNTQKITPFLDSLADKSLMFTNLYATGNRTVRGLEALTLCIPPTAGESIIKRDDNKNKFTTGSVFKSKGYDVRFLYGGYSYFDNMQDFFAGNGYGIVDRNNFKPEEITFANVWGVADEDMAKKAIQVMNGEAKSRKPFFNHWMTVSNHRPFTYPDGRIDIPGTAKSREGGVKYTDYSLKLFFDMAKKQDWYKNTVFVIIADHCASSAGKTELPMDKYRIPAMVFSEGFVQPQKFEGLMSQIDLMPTVFGLLNFSYQSKFLGQDVFKPEFQPKAYIATYQDLGLVKDGRLTIISPVKKVKQYSLELEKSDLAPAFKLYYDEKLLKNTDQKLVDDAVSAYQSTSYWLKTKQLNR, encoded by the coding sequence ATGTTTTTAAGCAAAATAAAACCGTTCCTATACTTAGGAGTTTTCTATCTTATTATTTCATTGATAATAAGAACAGTATTTTTTTTTCATCCTATTACCACCGCTAGTTTTGGATTCTTCGAAGTTATAAAAGTGTTGCTGATAGGTCTCGTGAATGACATTTTTGTTTTCATATTGGCCAGTTCTGTTCTCGCGCTTTATTTCCTCTTTCTTTCCAATTCAAAATACAAAAAACCTTACGGATATATTATTTTGGGAGCGTTGGTTCTGTTCTTCCTTTACATATGGCTTGTTCCTAACAATATTTTCAAGCAGTATGGAGGTTCAATCATGGAAGTTGCGCTTGTTTTTGTAGGAATAAAGACACTTTTCTTCGGACTGATGCTTTTCCTTCCTACTCAAAGAATCAAGATCCGTAATACGTTATATTTCATCATATTACTATTATACGTTCTTCTGATTATTTTCAATGGAGTAAGTGAATACTTCTTTTACAATGAATTTGGAGTGCGTTATAATTTCATTGCTGTAGATTATCTTATTTACACAAATGAGGTGATTGGGAATATCATGGAAAGCTATCCTGTTATTCCACTGTTTTCGGCCATTATGATTGTTACGCTTACCATCACCTGGTTCATTTATAAAAAGACGAAAGATGAACTGCTGGAACTTCCGGATTTTAAACAAAAAATGGTGCTGCTTGGCAGTTTTATGGTACTTTGTGCCCTTAGTGCACTGGCAATACCTTCATTGATGCAAATCAGGTCAGACAATGTTTTTGCAGACGAAATTGAGGCCAACGGCCTTCCTAAGTTCTACTGGGCATTTACCCATAATGAGCTGGATTATTTCCAGTTTTATTCACAGATTAACCAACAGCAGGCAGAAAAGAATTTCCTAAGCCAGTATCCACAAAAGACACTGTCTAGAGCTGTAGTTGCAGAACAGCCTGAACTCAAGAAAAATGTTGTATTGATCTCTATTGAAAGTCTTTCAGCAGATTTCATGGAGCATTATGGCAATACACAGAAAATAACGCCTTTCCTGGACAGCCTTGCAGATAAGTCTCTCATGTTTACCAACCTGTATGCAACCGGAAACAGAACGGTGCGTGGTCTGGAAGCTTTAACGCTTTGTATTCCTCCTACAGCTGGAGAAAGTATCATCAAGAGAGATGATAATAAAAATAAATTTACAACCGGAAGTGTTTTCAAATCCAAAGGATATGATGTCAGATTTCTATATGGAGGATACAGCTATTTCGATAATATGCAGGACTTTTTTGCAGGAAACGGATATGGTATTGTAGACCGAAATAACTTTAAGCCTGAAGAAATCACATTTGCCAATGTTTGGGGTGTTGCTGATGAAGATATGGCTAAAAAAGCGATTCAGGTGATGAATGGAGAAGCCAAATCCAGAAAACCATTTTTCAATCACTGGATGACCGTTTCCAACCACAGGCCATTTACTTATCCTGACGGAAGAATAGATATTCCGGGAACAGCAAAATCACGTGAAGGCGGTGTAAAATACACAGATTATTCTCTTAAACTGTTCTTTGATATGGCTAAAAAACAGGACTGGTATAAAAACACTGTTTTTGTGATCATTGCAGACCACTGTGCATCAAGTGCCGGAAAAACGGAGCTTCCAATGGATAAATACAGAATTCCTGCGATGGTCTTTTCAGAAGGGTTTGTACAGCCCCAGAAATTTGAGGGATTAATGTCTCAGATCGACCTGATGCCTACCGTTTTCGGACTGTTGAATTTCAGCTATCAGTCTAAATTCCTTGGACAGGATGTATTTAAACCGGAATTCCAGCCTAAGGCTTATATTGCAACATATCAGGATTTAGGTTTAGTGAAAGACGGCCGTCTTACGATTATTTCTCCGGTAAAAAAGGTCAAACAATATTCTCTGGAACTGGAAAAAAGCGATCTGGCACCAGCATTTAAGCTGTATTACGACGAGAAATTATTAAAAAACACAGATCAGAAACTGGTAGATGATGCCGTATCAGCCTATCAGTCTACTTCTTACTGGTTAAAAACGAAACAACTTAACAGATAA
- a CDS encoding neutral zinc metallopeptidase, with amino-acid sequence MKWTDDRGGNVDDRRGSGGGSGGMIVGGGLGTLIIAAIVFFLGGDPSGILNSGSIQSSGAPTEQRELTAGEKQIGEMVKMMDAWNSQTWTQIFKENGMTYTDPGIVLFENTTSSGCGTAQSAMGPFYCPADQKVYMDMSFFNELQQKFGAKVTEFTVAYVLAHEVGHHVQTLLGTTQKVDALRRSGQYSEEQLNRVSVATELQADFYAGVWAKRTNDSKHILEPGDIESAIDAAEAVGDDNIQKRAQGYVNQESFTHGSSAQRKEWFMKGYNTGDIRQGNTFDQLLK; translated from the coding sequence ATGAAATGGACAGACGACAGAGGCGGAAACGTTGATGACCGCCGTGGTTCCGGAGGAGGAAGTGGAGGTATGATTGTGGGAGGAGGACTCGGAACTTTAATTATAGCAGCCATTGTATTCTTTTTGGGAGGTGATCCTTCCGGTATTTTGAATTCCGGCAGCATACAGTCTTCAGGAGCTCCTACTGAACAAAGAGAGCTTACAGCAGGTGAAAAACAGATTGGGGAAATGGTCAAAATGATGGATGCATGGAATAGCCAGACCTGGACTCAGATTTTTAAAGAAAATGGGATGACTTATACTGATCCAGGCATTGTACTTTTTGAAAATACCACTTCTTCAGGATGTGGTACAGCTCAGTCTGCCATGGGACCGTTCTATTGTCCGGCTGATCAGAAAGTTTATATGGATATGAGTTTTTTCAATGAACTTCAACAGAAATTTGGAGCTAAAGTAACGGAATTTACCGTAGCTTATGTTCTTGCCCACGAAGTAGGACATCATGTTCAGACTCTTTTAGGAACCACTCAAAAAGTAGATGCCCTGAGAAGAAGCGGACAATATTCTGAGGAACAACTGAACAGAGTATCCGTCGCTACAGAGTTACAGGCAGATTTCTACGCCGGAGTATGGGCAAAAAGAACCAATGACAGCAAACATATCCTGGAACCCGGAGATATTGAATCTGCAATAGATGCAGCAGAGGCTGTTGGTGATGATAACATTCAGAAAAGAGCGCAAGGATATGTAAATCAGGAAAGCTTTACTCACGGATCTTCTGCACAGCGTAAAGAATGGTTTATGAAAGGCTATAATACCGGAGATATCAGACAGGGAAATACTTTCGATCAGCTTTTGAAATAA
- a CDS encoding GLPGLI family protein: MKKLGIIALALFIQNVSAQTNRFVYQVTMKSDAENKTDVKTENAYLDISPEKSVFYSENRIKRDSIMQKAFQGGGGRGSINRDQMEGLRTNISYSIEKDKTNQKTYFKDRIGRDLYSYEEDRPLNWKIESETRKIGEYKVQKAETDFGGRKWTAWFTTDLPYQDGPYKFGGLPGLIVKVEDDKGDYSFDLMKNYKIAEFPTLNQFGNTLKVKRSDYLKQQQKFRTDPMSFMNQSAGGISAPMRAGGGGRGPGGGGGNQNPADMRKRMEERVKEDAKKNSNPIELQ, encoded by the coding sequence ATGAAAAAATTAGGTATTATCGCATTGGCACTCTTCATACAGAATGTTTCTGCACAAACAAACAGGTTTGTGTATCAGGTGACTATGAAATCTGATGCTGAAAATAAAACAGATGTAAAGACTGAAAACGCTTACCTGGATATTTCTCCTGAGAAATCTGTATTTTATTCTGAAAACAGAATCAAAAGAGACTCTATTATGCAAAAAGCATTTCAGGGTGGAGGCGGAAGAGGAAGCATCAACCGGGATCAGATGGAAGGATTGAGAACTAACATCAGCTATTCCATAGAAAAAGATAAGACAAATCAAAAGACCTATTTTAAAGACAGAATTGGACGTGATCTATATTCCTACGAGGAAGACAGGCCTCTAAACTGGAAAATTGAATCAGAAACGAGAAAAATAGGAGAGTATAAAGTTCAGAAAGCTGAAACAGATTTTGGCGGAAGAAAATGGACGGCATGGTTTACTACAGATCTTCCTTATCAGGACGGCCCGTACAAATTCGGAGGACTTCCGGGGCTGATTGTAAAAGTGGAAGATGATAAAGGAGATTATTCTTTTGATTTAATGAAGAACTATAAGATTGCTGAGTTCCCAACTTTGAATCAGTTTGGAAATACTTTGAAAGTAAAAAGATCAGATTATTTAAAACAGCAGCAAAAGTTCAGAACGGATCCAATGTCATTCATGAATCAGAGTGCAGGCGGTATTAGTGCTCCAATGAGAGCTGGCGGTGGAGGAAGAGGCCCTGGAGGCGGTGGCGGAAACCAAAACCCGGCCGATATGAGAAAGAGAATGGAAGAAAGGGTAAAAGAAGATGCCAAGAAAAACTCTAATCCAATCGAATTGCAATAA
- a CDS encoding GLPGLI family protein: protein MRQKIVAFFVLLFAAVSYGQTTRFVYETLVNPDSINLVSMKSERTFLDVKGDRSLFISENKLKRDSLFMSVRSEAKENDRKEEKDFSKMEGKRHFEPTFFEYFITKTIPEQKVNYYEKAAGKQIYYQEDRPVKWEVSNVVEKQNGYSAQKAVAEFGGRVWTAWFTKEIPLSDGPYKFSGLPGLIVKLEDDKGDYKFDLAKKITVKNAFEEQISPDAKQTTRANFHSDKAALELEFGKNRKTIAGNNGGGNMNFSGGRHGGGMGGGMNGSGMGGGMRGGGHGGGGMHRGGMGGDSQGSPMSQSPSVESSSFTNAPQNPIELK, encoded by the coding sequence ATGAGACAAAAAATAGTTGCTTTTTTTGTATTGCTTTTCGCAGCGGTTTCTTATGGTCAAACCACAAGATTTGTTTACGAAACACTGGTAAACCCAGATTCCATCAATCTGGTAAGTATGAAAAGTGAAAGAACTTTTCTGGACGTTAAAGGAGACCGATCCTTATTCATCAGTGAAAATAAGCTGAAAAGAGACTCTCTTTTTATGTCTGTCAGATCTGAAGCGAAAGAAAATGATAGGAAAGAAGAAAAAGATTTTTCGAAGATGGAAGGGAAGAGACACTTCGAGCCTACTTTTTTTGAATATTTTATTACCAAAACCATTCCGGAACAGAAAGTAAATTATTATGAAAAGGCAGCCGGAAAGCAAATTTATTACCAGGAAGACAGACCGGTAAAATGGGAGGTTTCAAATGTTGTTGAAAAACAAAATGGTTATTCTGCTCAGAAAGCAGTGGCGGAGTTTGGAGGAAGAGTCTGGACAGCATGGTTCACAAAAGAAATCCCTTTGTCTGATGGTCCTTATAAATTCTCAGGATTACCGGGATTGATTGTAAAGCTGGAAGATGATAAAGGAGATTATAAATTTGATCTTGCCAAGAAAATTACGGTTAAAAATGCTTTCGAAGAACAGATAAGTCCTGATGCCAAACAAACTACAAGAGCGAACTTCCATAGTGATAAAGCTGCTTTAGAGCTGGAGTTCGGTAAAAACAGAAAGACTATAGCAGGAAATAATGGCGGCGGAAATATGAATTTCAGCGGTGGAAGACATGGAGGCGGCATGGGTGGTGGTATGAACGGCAGTGGAATGGGAGGAGGAATGAGAGGCGGCGGCCACGGCGGTGGCGGAATGCACAGAGGTGGAATGGGTGGAGACAGCCAGGGAAGTCCAATGTCACAGAGTCCATCCGTAGAAAGCTCTTCTTTTACGAATGCACCACAGAATCCAATTGAATTAAAATAA
- a CDS encoding HesB/IscA family protein: MIKVSDYAKEKAIQLMTEDGFNPAEDYIRVGVKSGGCSGLEYVLKFDNQKTDADQIFEDNNIKIIIDKKSILYLAGTTLEYSGGLNGKGFVFNNPNASRTCGCGESFSL; the protein is encoded by the coding sequence ATGATAAAAGTATCAGACTATGCAAAGGAGAAAGCCATCCAGTTGATGACGGAAGATGGTTTTAACCCTGCTGAAGATTATATAAGAGTAGGGGTGAAAAGCGGCGGATGCTCTGGTTTAGAGTATGTTTTAAAGTTTGATAACCAAAAAACAGACGCAGATCAGATATTTGAAGATAATAATATTAAAATTATTATAGATAAAAAATCCATCCTTTACTTGGCGGGAACAACTCTTGAGTATTCAGGAGGATTGAACGGAAAAGGGTTCGTTTTTAACAACCCGAATGCATCCAGAACATGTGGATGTGGAGAATCATTTAGTCTTTAG
- the sufB gene encoding Fe-S cluster assembly protein SufB — protein MSKYTEDDLRVDLENKKYEFGWETKIDYEDFPIGLNEDIIRAISAKKEEPEWMTEWRLESFKIWQKMIEPEWANIKYEKPDFQAIRYYAAPKVKPELASLDEVDPELLKTFAKLGINIEEQKRLSGVAVDIVMDSISVKTTFQDTLAEKGIIFCSISEAIKNHPDLVRKYLGKVVPRGDNFYAALNSAVFSDGSFCYIPKGVKCPMELSTYFRINQAGTGQFERTLLVADEGSYVSYLEGCTAPSRDENQLHAAVVELIALDNAEIKYSTVQNWYPGNEEGKGGVFNFVTKRGLCERNAKISWTQVETGSAVTWKYPSCILKGDNSIGEFYSIAVTNNHQYADTGTKMIHIGKNTKSTIISKGISAGKSQNSYRGQVKVMPSAKGARNFSQCDSLLMGNECGAHTFPYIEIKDPTAQLEHEATTSKIGEDQIFYCNQRGIDTERAIALIVNGFSKEVLNKLPMEFAIEAQKLLEISLEGSVG, from the coding sequence ATGAGTAAATATACAGAAGACGATTTAAGAGTCGATCTAGAAAATAAAAAATATGAATTCGGTTGGGAAACGAAGATTGATTATGAAGATTTCCCTATCGGTTTAAATGAGGATATCATCCGTGCTATTTCTGCGAAAAAAGAAGAGCCGGAATGGATGACTGAATGGCGTTTGGAATCGTTTAAAATCTGGCAGAAAATGATAGAACCTGAATGGGCAAATATCAAGTACGAAAAACCAGATTTCCAGGCAATCCGTTACTATGCTGCTCCTAAAGTAAAGCCTGAACTGGCTAGTCTTGACGAGGTAGACCCTGAATTATTGAAAACATTCGCTAAGCTAGGGATTAACATCGAAGAGCAAAAAAGACTTTCCGGAGTTGCCGTAGATATCGTAATGGACTCAATTTCTGTGAAAACCACTTTCCAGGATACATTGGCAGAAAAAGGAATTATTTTCTGTTCAATTTCTGAGGCTATTAAAAACCATCCTGATTTAGTAAGAAAATATCTTGGAAAAGTAGTTCCAAGAGGAGATAATTTTTACGCAGCATTGAACTCCGCAGTATTTTCTGACGGAAGTTTCTGCTATATTCCTAAAGGAGTAAAATGCCCTATGGAGCTTTCCACTTATTTCCGTATCAACCAGGCAGGAACAGGACAGTTTGAAAGAACGCTTCTTGTGGCTGATGAAGGAAGTTATGTTTCTTATCTTGAAGGATGTACAGCACCGTCAAGAGATGAAAACCAGCTTCACGCTGCGGTAGTGGAACTGATTGCTTTAGACAATGCAGAAATTAAATATTCAACGGTTCAGAACTGGTATCCTGGTAATGAAGAAGGTAAAGGAGGGGTATTCAACTTTGTAACGAAAAGAGGTCTTTGCGAAAGAAATGCAAAAATCTCCTGGACACAGGTAGAAACAGGTTCTGCAGTAACATGGAAATATCCGTCTTGTATCCTTAAAGGAGACAATTCTATCGGAGAATTCTACTCTATTGCGGTTACCAACAACCACCAGTATGCAGATACAGGAACAAAAATGATCCACATCGGGAAGAATACAAAATCAACGATTATTTCTAAAGGTATTTCTGCCGGAAAATCCCAAAACTCATACAGAGGACAGGTGAAAGTAATGCCTTCAGCAAAAGGGGCGAGAAACTTCTCTCAATGTGACTCTCTATTGATGGGTAATGAATGTGGAGCTCATACTTTCCCATATATTGAAATTAAAGATCCGACTGCGCAGCTAGAGCACGAGGCAACGACTTCAAAAATCGGGGAAGATCAGATTTTCTACTGTAACCAGAGAGGTATTGATACAGAAAGAGCAATTGCTCTGATTGTGAATGGTTTCAGTAAAGAAGTTTTAAATAAGCTTCCAATGGAATTTGCTATTGAAGCTCAGAAATTACTTGAGATTTCATTAGAAGGTTCTGTAGGATAA
- the sufC gene encoding Fe-S cluster assembly ATPase SufC, with protein sequence MLQIKDLHAKIEDGAEILKGINLEIKPGEVHAIMGPNGAGKSTLSSVIAGKEDYEVTGGEILFQGENISEDAPEDRAHKGIFLSFQYPVEIPGVSVTNFIKAALNETRKANGLEEMPAKEMLALIREKSEKLGIKKDFLSRSLNEGFSGGEKKRNEIFQMMMLNPKLAILDETDSGLDIDALRIVADGVNHFKNEGNAVLLITHYQRLLNYIQPDFVHVLADGKIIKTGDKSLALELEEKGYDWLLN encoded by the coding sequence ATGTTACAAATTAAAGACCTTCACGCCAAAATTGAAGATGGCGCAGAAATATTAAAAGGTATTAATCTTGAAATAAAGCCGGGCGAAGTTCACGCTATTATGGGGCCGAACGGAGCTGGGAAATCTACCCTTTCTTCTGTAATCGCCGGAAAAGAAGATTATGAAGTTACTGGTGGAGAGATCCTTTTCCAGGGAGAAAACATTAGTGAAGATGCTCCTGAAGACAGAGCTCATAAAGGAATTTTCCTTTCTTTCCAGTATCCAGTGGAAATCCCGGGAGTTTCTGTAACGAACTTTATCAAAGCTGCTTTAAACGAAACGAGAAAAGCAAACGGATTGGAAGAAATGCCGGCAAAAGAAATGCTTGCATTAATCCGTGAAAAATCTGAAAAACTGGGAATTAAAAAAGATTTCCTTTCAAGATCATTGAACGAGGGATTCTCAGGAGGTGAAAAGAAAAGAAATGAGATCTTCCAGATGATGATGCTTAATCCTAAATTGGCTATCCTTGATGAAACTGATTCAGGATTGGATATCGATGCATTAAGAATCGTTGCAGATGGGGTAAATCACTTTAAAAATGAAGGAAATGCAGTTCTTTTGATTACACACTATCAGAGATTGCTTAACTACATTCAGCCTGATTTCGTTCACGTTTTAGCAGATGGAAAAATCATCAAAACTGGTGATAAATCTTTAGCATTAGAGCTTGAAGAAAAAGGTTACGACTGGCTTCTTAATTAA
- a CDS encoding four helix bundle protein yields MATINNFEDLDIWKKSRELCQKIFISLIQNSNCSQNIKNQIDRSSASVMDNIAEGFEREGNKEFINFLSMSKGSCGEVRSQLIRAFDRDFINENEFNDLKKDYADLSKMISGFMKYLKATEHNGNKFNRP; encoded by the coding sequence ATGGCCACTATAAATAATTTTGAGGATTTAGATATATGGAAAAAATCCAGAGAATTATGCCAAAAAATTTTCATCTCACTAATACAAAATTCAAATTGCAGTCAAAATATTAAAAATCAAATCGACCGTTCATCTGCTTCTGTAATGGATAATATTGCAGAAGGTTTTGAAAGGGAGGGAAATAAAGAGTTTATTAATTTTTTATCTATGTCGAAAGGATCATGTGGAGAAGTAAGATCTCAGTTGATCAGAGCATTTGATAGAGATTTTATTAACGAGAATGAATTTAATGATTTGAAAAAAGATTATGCGGATTTATCAAAAATGATTTCAGGTTTTATGAAGTATTTAAAAGCTACCGAACATAACGGAAATAAATTTAACCGCCCATAA
- the sufD gene encoding Fe-S cluster assembly protein SufD, with protein sequence MSLKEQIIENHNEFLESLRHRFLDDERKAALQRFANLGFPTKKDEEYKYTNLKEITEKSYNFFPKENHNITKEQFDELHLGEENFDWIVFVNGKLHKELSKVSIENVEFLSFNYALNDDKHKEVFEKYFNTIASQEQAFTNLNLAYCKYGFFLKVPKNVVIEKPIHVFYISQNQEENTFYNTRNLLIVEEGAKVEVIESHHNFDSTYVLTNSVTEIFTYPNAKADWHKLQNDNNTTYLIDNTFAKQEKDSLTTVNTFSFGGKLVRNNLDFIHNGSNINSFMNGITIIGKDQLVDHHTAVHHNFPNCESYQNYKGIFDGNAHGVFNGKVFVDKIAQKTNAYQQNNNVLLSEGASIDTKPQLEIFADDVKCSHGCTVGQLNEDALFYLRARGISKKEAQALLLYAFANDAMQNIDIEPLKEKISKLLAEKLGVDIEF encoded by the coding sequence ATGAGTTTAAAAGAACAAATTATAGAGAACCATAATGAATTTTTGGAGAGTCTTCGTCACAGATTTCTGGATGATGAAAGAAAAGCAGCCCTTCAGAGATTCGCCAATCTTGGTTTTCCGACAAAAAAAGACGAAGAATATAAATATACCAATCTAAAGGAGATCACGGAAAAAAGCTACAACTTCTTCCCGAAAGAGAACCACAATATCACCAAAGAACAGTTTGATGAACTGCACCTTGGAGAAGAAAATTTTGATTGGATTGTTTTTGTAAACGGTAAACTTCACAAAGAACTTTCTAAAGTTTCTATTGAAAATGTAGAGTTTCTTTCATTCAATTATGCCCTGAATGATGACAAGCATAAAGAGGTTTTTGAAAAATATTTCAACACCATTGCTTCTCAAGAACAGGCGTTTACTAACCTGAACCTTGCTTACTGTAAGTATGGTTTCTTCCTGAAAGTTCCTAAAAATGTAGTGATTGAAAAGCCAATCCACGTTTTTTACATTTCTCAGAATCAGGAGGAAAATACATTCTATAATACAAGAAACCTTTTGATTGTAGAAGAAGGAGCCAAAGTAGAAGTGATTGAAAGCCATCATAATTTTGACAGCACTTATGTATTGACAAACTCTGTAACGGAGATCTTTACCTACCCTAATGCAAAAGCAGACTGGCACAAGCTTCAAAATGACAACAACACAACTTACCTTATTGACAATACTTTTGCAAAACAGGAAAAAGACAGCTTAACGACTGTTAATACTTTCTCTTTCGGAGGTAAATTGGTAAGAAATAACCTTGATTTTATTCATAATGGATCTAATATCAATTCATTCATGAACGGAATCACAATCATCGGAAAAGATCAGCTGGTAGACCACCACACGGCAGTTCACCATAACTTCCCGAACTGTGAAAGTTACCAGAACTATAAAGGAATCTTTGACGGCAATGCTCACGGAGTTTTCAACGGAAAAGTTTTCGTTGATAAAATTGCTCAGAAAACAAACGCTTATCAGCAGAACAACAATGTATTGCTAAGTGAAGGTGCAAGTATTGATACAAAGCCCCAGTTAGAGATCTTTGCTGATGATGTAAAATGTTCTCATGGCTGTACCGTAGGCCAGTTGAATGAAGATGCTTTATTCTACCTGAGAGCAAGAGGAATTTCTAAAAAAGAAGCGCAGGCATTACTTTTATATGCTTTTGCTAATGATGCAATGCAAAACATTGACATAGAGCCTCTAAAAGAGAAAATTTCAAAGCTGTTGGCTGAGAAACTAGGAGTTGATATAGAATTCTAA
- a CDS encoding DUF3078 domain-containing protein, which yields MKKLLLISSISLGAVAMAQETKTEAPATDTVKAWSIQGQNTLMLNQAAFSNWVGGGANNVGWLAGVNYNLTYEKGKDLWENIIILGYGQNNTQGTGVRKTQDVINLSTNYGREFAKHWYLSTGAGLQTQFAPGYEDGNNPDAKKISNFMAPGYVNLGAGVTYRPNDNLTVTLRPANARWTFVLDKDLQTAGTYGLKHDGDSSLFQFGFLGTAMYKLKIMDNITLLNTASVFSNYLDHPERLVLGYSGVLSMKINKYISTNVTLDLLYDHNQIWKTQLKQTLGVGLAYNFDNGKKRSDNKGNQDWLKK from the coding sequence ATGAAAAAACTTTTATTGATCAGTTCTATTTCTCTTGGAGCTGTAGCAATGGCTCAGGAGACTAAAACGGAAGCTCCGGCAACAGATACTGTTAAAGCCTGGTCTATTCAGGGACAAAACACATTAATGCTTAATCAGGCTGCCTTTTCAAACTGGGTAGGAGGGGGAGCCAACAACGTTGGGTGGCTTGCCGGTGTCAATTACAACCTTACATATGAAAAAGGAAAAGATCTTTGGGAAAACATTATTATTCTTGGTTACGGACAAAATAATACACAGGGAACCGGAGTAAGAAAAACTCAGGACGTTATTAACCTTTCTACTAATTATGGTAGAGAGTTTGCCAAGCATTGGTATCTATCAACAGGTGCAGGCCTTCAGACTCAGTTTGCACCGGGATATGAAGACGGAAACAACCCTGATGCTAAAAAGATTTCTAACTTTATGGCACCGGGATATGTTAATTTAGGAGCAGGGGTTACTTATCGTCCTAATGACAATCTTACGGTAACTTTACGTCCGGCAAATGCCAGATGGACTTTTGTTTTAGACAAAGACCTTCAAACGGCCGGAACGTATGGACTTAAGCATGACGGAGACTCTTCTCTTTTCCAATTCGGTTTCCTTGGTACAGCCATGTATAAGCTGAAGATTATGGATAATATTACCTTGCTGAATACGGCTTCTGTATTCTCAAATTATCTTGACCACCCGGAAAGACTTGTTCTTGGATACAGCGGAGTTTTAAGCATGAAAATCAATAAATATATCTCCACGAATGTAACACTTGATCTGTTGTATGACCATAATCAGATATGGAAAACACAGCTGAAGCAGACATTAGGAGTAGGACTGGCTTACAATTTTGATAACGGTAAGAAAAGATCTGATAATAAAGGAAATCAGGATTGGTTGAAAAAATAA